In a single window of the Nicotiana tomentosiformis chromosome 10, ASM39032v3, whole genome shotgun sequence genome:
- the LOC104111816 gene encoding phosphatidylinositol N-acetylglucosaminyltransferase subunit A isoform X1, with product MGEPGKHRILMVSDFFYPNFGGVENHIYYLSQCLIKEGHKVVVMTHAYQNRSGVRYMTNGLKVYYVPWKPFLMQNTLPTFFGTLPITRTILIREKISLVHGHQAFSTLCHEALMHARTMGYKVVFTDHSLYGFADVGSIHMNKVLQFTLADVTQAICVSHTSKENTVLRSGLPPEKVYVIPNAVDTAMFKPAPERLNRDEIVIVVLSRLVYRKGADLLVEVIPEVCRLHPNVRFIVGGDGPKRVRLEEMREKHSLQDRVDMLGAVPHAKVRSVLITGHIFLNSSLTEAFCIAILEAASCGLLTVSTRVGGVPEVLPDDMVVLAAPDPTTMVHAITRAIHMLPQIDPQDMHNRMKKLYSWPDVARRTEIVYNRALKCSNPPLLDRLSRYLTCGTWAGKIFCIVMIVDFLLWRLLQLWQPDKDVEAVPDIQLQNSQHEETPFGSSMEESL from the exons ATGGGTGAACCGGGAAAGCATAGAATCTTAATGGTCTCTGATTTTTTCTACCCCAATTTTGGTGGTGTGGAGAATCACATATACTATCTATCACAATGCTTGATTAAGGAAGGCCACAAG GTGGTAGTTATGACTCATGCTTATCAGAATCGTTCTGGTGTAAGATATATGACAAATGGCCTGAAAGTTTATTATGTCCCGTGGAAGCCATTTCTCATGCAAAACACGTTGCCGACCTTCTTTGGGACGCTTCCAATTACTAGGACAATTCTGATTAGGGAAAAAATATCGCTGGTACATGGACATCAAGCGTTCTCAACCTTATGTCACGAAGCTCTAATGCACGCTCGCACCATGGGTTACAAAgttgtatttactgatcattctCTCTATGGCTTCGCGGATGTTGGAAGCATTCACATGAATAAGGTACTACAATTTACACTAGCTGATGTGACTCAGGCTATCTGTGTTTCTCATACAAGCAAAGAGAATACGGTTTTAAGGTCTGGTTTGCCGCCTGAAAAGGTTTATGTTATTCCGAATGCTGTGGACACGGCCATGTTTAAGCCTGCTCCTGAGCGACTCAACAGGGAtgaaattgttattgttgtgttaaGTAGATTAGTTTATAGGAAAGGAGCGGATTTACTTGTTGAAGTTATCCCTGAAGTATGTCGTTTGCATCCCAAT GTTCGGTTCATTGTTGGAGGGGATGGACCAAAACGAGTGCGTTTGGAAGAAATGAGGGAAAAACACTCTCTTCAAGACCGAGTTGATATGTTGGGTGCTGTCCCTCATGCTAAAGTACGGTCTGTACTAATAACTGGCCATATATTTTTGAACAG TTCTTTAACAGAAGCATTTTGCATAGCTATATTGGAAGCTGCAAGTTGCGGATTATTAACAGTCAGTACACGTGTAGGAGGTGTTCCCGAG GTGCTTCCAGATGATATGGTTGTTTTGGCTGCGCCAGATCCTACAACTATGGTGCACGCAATCACAAGGGCTATACATATGCTTCCCCAGATTGATCCACAAGATATGCACAATCGT ATGAAAAAGCTTTACAGTTGGCCTGATGTAGCCAGGAGGACAGAAATTGTATACAACCGTGCTTTGAAATGCTCCAATCCACCTTTGCTAGATCGATTGTCAAG GTACCTTACATGTGGCACTTGGGCAGGGAAAATATTTTGCATAGTTATGATAGTAGATTTTTTGCTCTGGCGTCTCTTGCAACTATGGCAG CCTGACAAGGATGTCGAGGCGGTACCTGATATTCAACTTCAAAATTCTCAACACGAGGAGACACCATTTGGTTCCAGTATGGAAGAAAGCTTATGA
- the LOC104111816 gene encoding phosphatidylinositol N-acetylglucosaminyltransferase subunit A isoform X3 has translation MGEPGKHRILMVSDFFYPNFGGVENHIYYLSQCLIKEGHKVVVMTHAYQNRSGVRYMTNGLKVYYVPWKPFLMQNTLPTFFGTLPITRTILIREKISLVHGHQAFSTLCHEALMHARTMGYKVVFTDHSLYGFADVGSIHMNKVLQFTLADVTQAICVSHTSKENTVLRSGLPPEKVYVIPNAVDTAMFKPAPERLNRDEIVIVVLSRLVYRKGADLLVEVIPEVCRLHPNVRFIVGGDGPKRVRLEEMREKHSLQDRVDMLGAVPHAKVRSVLITGHIFLNSSLTEAFCIAILEAASCGLLTVSTRVGGVPEVLPDDMVVLAAPDPTTMVHAITRAIHMLPQIDPQDMHNRMKKLYSWPDVARRTEIVYNRALKCSNPPLLDRLSRENILHSYDSRFFALASLATMAGCRGGT, from the exons ATGGGTGAACCGGGAAAGCATAGAATCTTAATGGTCTCTGATTTTTTCTACCCCAATTTTGGTGGTGTGGAGAATCACATATACTATCTATCACAATGCTTGATTAAGGAAGGCCACAAG GTGGTAGTTATGACTCATGCTTATCAGAATCGTTCTGGTGTAAGATATATGACAAATGGCCTGAAAGTTTATTATGTCCCGTGGAAGCCATTTCTCATGCAAAACACGTTGCCGACCTTCTTTGGGACGCTTCCAATTACTAGGACAATTCTGATTAGGGAAAAAATATCGCTGGTACATGGACATCAAGCGTTCTCAACCTTATGTCACGAAGCTCTAATGCACGCTCGCACCATGGGTTACAAAgttgtatttactgatcattctCTCTATGGCTTCGCGGATGTTGGAAGCATTCACATGAATAAGGTACTACAATTTACACTAGCTGATGTGACTCAGGCTATCTGTGTTTCTCATACAAGCAAAGAGAATACGGTTTTAAGGTCTGGTTTGCCGCCTGAAAAGGTTTATGTTATTCCGAATGCTGTGGACACGGCCATGTTTAAGCCTGCTCCTGAGCGACTCAACAGGGAtgaaattgttattgttgtgttaaGTAGATTAGTTTATAGGAAAGGAGCGGATTTACTTGTTGAAGTTATCCCTGAAGTATGTCGTTTGCATCCCAAT GTTCGGTTCATTGTTGGAGGGGATGGACCAAAACGAGTGCGTTTGGAAGAAATGAGGGAAAAACACTCTCTTCAAGACCGAGTTGATATGTTGGGTGCTGTCCCTCATGCTAAAGTACGGTCTGTACTAATAACTGGCCATATATTTTTGAACAG TTCTTTAACAGAAGCATTTTGCATAGCTATATTGGAAGCTGCAAGTTGCGGATTATTAACAGTCAGTACACGTGTAGGAGGTGTTCCCGAG GTGCTTCCAGATGATATGGTTGTTTTGGCTGCGCCAGATCCTACAACTATGGTGCACGCAATCACAAGGGCTATACATATGCTTCCCCAGATTGATCCACAAGATATGCACAATCGT ATGAAAAAGCTTTACAGTTGGCCTGATGTAGCCAGGAGGACAGAAATTGTATACAACCGTGCTTTGAAATGCTCCAATCCACCTTTGCTAGATCGATTGTCAAG GGAAAATATTTTGCATAGTTATGATAGTAGATTTTTTGCTCTGGCGTCTCTTGCAACTATGGCAG GATGTCGAGGCGGTACCTGA
- the LOC117280494 gene encoding uncharacterized protein: protein MVLALKMWRHYLYGEHSEVFINHKSLQYIFKQKELNLRQRKWLELLKDYDINILYHLDKANVVADALSRKSMDVLAHLVVQRRTLGREIQKLESDRIRLDEIEEGGSDGVLKLNNRLCVSDVDGLRKAIMEEAHISSYQSSIGIDLYGVLYGRRCRSPVGWFEAAGVSLIGPKFVCEALEKVQLIRERLKMAQSRQKSYSDKRHHDLEFMVGDKVFLKVSPMKGVMRFGKKGKLSPRFIGPYEIIENKGKVSYELALPIELSYVHPVFHVSMLRKYINDESHIIPTDAIEITDGLTYEDVPIEILNMQVRRLRTKDIAMVKVLWSNHDSKEATWEVEKDIRKKYPYLFEEQCM, encoded by the exons ATGGTTCTTGCATTAAAGATGTGGCGACACTACCTTTATGGCGAGCATTCTGAAGTGTTTATAAATCACAAAAGCCTccaatacattttcaagcagaaagaattaaatttgagacaaagaaagtggctcgagctattgaaggattatgacatcaatatCCTTTATCACCTCGAcaaagctaatgtggtagcagatgcaCTTAGTAGGAAGTCAATGGATGTCCTGGCCCATCTTGTAGTACAAAGGCGAACTTTGGGTCGAGAAATTCAAAAATTGGAAAGCGATAGAATTAGATTGGATGAGATCGAAGAAGGAG GAAGTGATGGAGTTTTGAAATTGAATAATCGGTTATGTGTGTCTGATGTAGATGGTCTTAGAAAGGCCATAATGGAAGAAGCTCATATCTCGAG ctatcagtCTAGCATTGGTATTGATCTTTATGGAGTGTTGTACGGGCGAagatgtaggtctccagtgggttggtttgaagcAGCAGGGGTGTCGTTGATCGGTCCAAAGTTTGTTTGTGAGGCCTTAGAGAAAGTTCAGCTAATCAGAGAAAGGCTGAAAATGGCTcaaagtcgtcagaagtcctattctgACAAGAGGCATCATGACTTAGAGTTCATGGTTGGTGACaaagtatttttgaaagtttcaccaatgaaaggagttatgaggtttggtaagaaagggaaacttAGTCCTAGATTTATCGGACCTTATGAGATTATAGAAAATAAGGGGAAAGTGTCTTATGAACTAGCGTTGCCCATTGAGTTGTCCTATGTTCATcctgtatttcatgtgtctatgcttagaAAGTACATTAATGATGAGTCGCATATAATACCTACTGATGCCATAGAAATTACAGATGGCTTGACTTATGAAGATGTACCTATAGAAATTCTCAATATGCAAGTAAGAAGGTTGAGAACAAAAGATATAGCAAtggtaaaagttttgtggagtAATCATGATTCAAAAGAGGCTACATGGGAGGTCGAGAAAGATATAaggaagaagtatccttatttatttgaggaaCAATGTATGTGA
- the LOC104111816 gene encoding phosphatidylinositol N-acetylglucosaminyltransferase subunit A isoform X2 → MGEPGKHRILMVSDFFYPNFGGVENHIYYLSQCLIKEGHKVVVMTHAYQNRSGVRYMTNGLKVYYVPWKPFLMQNTLPTFFGTLPITRTILIREKISLVHGHQAFSTLCHEALMHARTMGYKVVFTDHSLYGFADVGSIHMNKVLQFTLADVTQAICVSHTSKENTVLRSGLPPEKVYVIPNAVDTAMFKPAPERLNRDEIVIVVLSRLVYRKGADLLVEVIPEVCRLHPNVRFIVGGDGPKRVRLEEMREKHSLQDRVDMLGAVPHAKVRSVLITGHIFLNSSLTEAFCIAILEAASCGLLTVSTRVGGVPEVLPDDMVVLAAPDPTTMVHAITRAIHMLPQIDPQDMHNRMKKLYSWPDVARRTEIVYNRALKCSNPPLLDRLSRYLTCGTWAGKIFCIVMIVDFLLWRLLQLWQDVEAVPDIQLQNSQHEETPFGSSMEESL, encoded by the exons ATGGGTGAACCGGGAAAGCATAGAATCTTAATGGTCTCTGATTTTTTCTACCCCAATTTTGGTGGTGTGGAGAATCACATATACTATCTATCACAATGCTTGATTAAGGAAGGCCACAAG GTGGTAGTTATGACTCATGCTTATCAGAATCGTTCTGGTGTAAGATATATGACAAATGGCCTGAAAGTTTATTATGTCCCGTGGAAGCCATTTCTCATGCAAAACACGTTGCCGACCTTCTTTGGGACGCTTCCAATTACTAGGACAATTCTGATTAGGGAAAAAATATCGCTGGTACATGGACATCAAGCGTTCTCAACCTTATGTCACGAAGCTCTAATGCACGCTCGCACCATGGGTTACAAAgttgtatttactgatcattctCTCTATGGCTTCGCGGATGTTGGAAGCATTCACATGAATAAGGTACTACAATTTACACTAGCTGATGTGACTCAGGCTATCTGTGTTTCTCATACAAGCAAAGAGAATACGGTTTTAAGGTCTGGTTTGCCGCCTGAAAAGGTTTATGTTATTCCGAATGCTGTGGACACGGCCATGTTTAAGCCTGCTCCTGAGCGACTCAACAGGGAtgaaattgttattgttgtgttaaGTAGATTAGTTTATAGGAAAGGAGCGGATTTACTTGTTGAAGTTATCCCTGAAGTATGTCGTTTGCATCCCAAT GTTCGGTTCATTGTTGGAGGGGATGGACCAAAACGAGTGCGTTTGGAAGAAATGAGGGAAAAACACTCTCTTCAAGACCGAGTTGATATGTTGGGTGCTGTCCCTCATGCTAAAGTACGGTCTGTACTAATAACTGGCCATATATTTTTGAACAG TTCTTTAACAGAAGCATTTTGCATAGCTATATTGGAAGCTGCAAGTTGCGGATTATTAACAGTCAGTACACGTGTAGGAGGTGTTCCCGAG GTGCTTCCAGATGATATGGTTGTTTTGGCTGCGCCAGATCCTACAACTATGGTGCACGCAATCACAAGGGCTATACATATGCTTCCCCAGATTGATCCACAAGATATGCACAATCGT ATGAAAAAGCTTTACAGTTGGCCTGATGTAGCCAGGAGGACAGAAATTGTATACAACCGTGCTTTGAAATGCTCCAATCCACCTTTGCTAGATCGATTGTCAAG GTACCTTACATGTGGCACTTGGGCAGGGAAAATATTTTGCATAGTTATGATAGTAGATTTTTTGCTCTGGCGTCTCTTGCAACTATGGCAG GATGTCGAGGCGGTACCTGATATTCAACTTCAAAATTCTCAACACGAGGAGACACCATTTGGTTCCAGTATGGAAGAAAGCTTATGA
- the LOC104111816 gene encoding phosphatidylinositol N-acetylglucosaminyltransferase subunit A isoform X4, with product MGEPGKHRILMVSDFFYPNFGGVENHIYYLSQCLIKEGHKVVVMTHAYQNRSGVRYMTNGLKVYYVPWKPFLMQNTLPTFFGTLPITRTILIREKISLVHGHQAFSTLCHEALMHARTMGYKVVFTDHSLYGFADVGSIHMNKVLQFTLADVTQAICVSHTSKENTVLRSGLPPEKVYVIPNAVDTAMFKPAPERLNRDEIVIVVLSRLVYRKGADLLVEVIPEVCRLHPNVRFIVGGDGPKRVRLEEMREKHSLQDRVDMLGAVPHAKVRSVLITGHIFLNSSLTEAFCIAILEAASCGLLTVSTRVGGVPEVLPDDMVVLAAPDPTTMVHAITRAIHMLPQIDPQDMHNRMKKLYSWPDVARRTEIVYNRALKCSNPPLLDRLSRENILHSYDSRFFALASLATMAA from the exons ATGGGTGAACCGGGAAAGCATAGAATCTTAATGGTCTCTGATTTTTTCTACCCCAATTTTGGTGGTGTGGAGAATCACATATACTATCTATCACAATGCTTGATTAAGGAAGGCCACAAG GTGGTAGTTATGACTCATGCTTATCAGAATCGTTCTGGTGTAAGATATATGACAAATGGCCTGAAAGTTTATTATGTCCCGTGGAAGCCATTTCTCATGCAAAACACGTTGCCGACCTTCTTTGGGACGCTTCCAATTACTAGGACAATTCTGATTAGGGAAAAAATATCGCTGGTACATGGACATCAAGCGTTCTCAACCTTATGTCACGAAGCTCTAATGCACGCTCGCACCATGGGTTACAAAgttgtatttactgatcattctCTCTATGGCTTCGCGGATGTTGGAAGCATTCACATGAATAAGGTACTACAATTTACACTAGCTGATGTGACTCAGGCTATCTGTGTTTCTCATACAAGCAAAGAGAATACGGTTTTAAGGTCTGGTTTGCCGCCTGAAAAGGTTTATGTTATTCCGAATGCTGTGGACACGGCCATGTTTAAGCCTGCTCCTGAGCGACTCAACAGGGAtgaaattgttattgttgtgttaaGTAGATTAGTTTATAGGAAAGGAGCGGATTTACTTGTTGAAGTTATCCCTGAAGTATGTCGTTTGCATCCCAAT GTTCGGTTCATTGTTGGAGGGGATGGACCAAAACGAGTGCGTTTGGAAGAAATGAGGGAAAAACACTCTCTTCAAGACCGAGTTGATATGTTGGGTGCTGTCCCTCATGCTAAAGTACGGTCTGTACTAATAACTGGCCATATATTTTTGAACAG TTCTTTAACAGAAGCATTTTGCATAGCTATATTGGAAGCTGCAAGTTGCGGATTATTAACAGTCAGTACACGTGTAGGAGGTGTTCCCGAG GTGCTTCCAGATGATATGGTTGTTTTGGCTGCGCCAGATCCTACAACTATGGTGCACGCAATCACAAGGGCTATACATATGCTTCCCCAGATTGATCCACAAGATATGCACAATCGT ATGAAAAAGCTTTACAGTTGGCCTGATGTAGCCAGGAGGACAGAAATTGTATACAACCGTGCTTTGAAATGCTCCAATCCACCTTTGCTAGATCGATTGTCAAG GGAAAATATTTTGCATAGTTATGATAGTAGATTTTTTGCTCTGGCGTCTCTTGCAACTATGGCAG CCTGA
- the LOC117280478 gene encoding uncharacterized protein gives MARNRNSDTDTQDAAQETIVTIVAQDVGQMFNVANSAMEMFKAFMANQNEIRDEIPPQLNRQNNSESLRVNEFLKMSPPLFRGTIVDEYPMLWLEGVKKSLRAMKAFNDEAMELAAYQLRDVAGAWFEMWEKERDEDDGPPTWEEFEEAFMANFIPEEDREAKATEFEQLKQGNKSVQEYYMKFISLAKHAPHMFKTEKAKIPRFIGGLAYHIKDTTSAAAVGMIAFSFVMGFSKHLEKDRQQRREEKEHNMKSQTTGGFNGTSSGGGRGSYNKESLAPAQSSQQSGQCKLGFHSCYHCGDIGHIKANCPKLRRNFSGGSTRPSSSSAIIVALPHARGSHNQAGHGAGRGADRVTHGGGQPCLCATLDRQNAEASAEVITYILLVCSYNDYAIIDPSSTFSYVTPYFSINLRLPPERIIDLGIDLMPDTQPISIPSYRMAPLELNELREQLKYLIDKGFIRQSISPWGSLVMFVKKNDGSLRMCADYRQLNKVTIKNKYPLPRIDDILVYSKIKDEYAEHLRIALQTLKKNELYAKFSKFEFLLQSVEFLGHVVSSEGIKVDPQKTEAAKNCPRLTMPTEMRSFFGLAGYYRKFVEGFSSLAAPLTKLTQKAVKFHWSDK, from the exons ATGGCTCGTAACCGCAATTCTGACACCGACACTCAGGATGCTGCTCAAGAAACTATTGTTACTATTGTGGCTCAAG ATGTGGGTCAGATGTTTAATGTTGCCAACAGTGCTATGgagatgtttaaagccttcatggcCAACCAGAACGAGATAAGAGATGAGATTCCACCTCAATTAAATAGACAGAACAATTCTGAGTCCTTAAGAGTGAATGAATTTTTAAAGATGAGTCCTCCATTATTTCGTGGTACTATAGTTGATGAATATCCAATGTTGTGGTTGGAGGGTGTCAAGAAATCCCTCCGAGCGATGAAGGCATTTAATGATGAAGCTATGGAGCTGGCTGCCTACCAGCTTAGAGATGTGGCTGgcgcttggtttgagatgtgggaaaaGGAAAGAGATGAAGATGATGGTCCGCCTACTTGGGAAGAATTTGAAGAGGCCTTCATGGCTAATTTTATACCAGAAGAGGACAGGGAAGCTAAGGCTACAGAATTCGAGCAACTCAAGCAAGGGAATAAAAGTGTGCAAGAGTACTACATGAAATTCATAAGTTTGGCTAAACATGCTCCTCACATGTTTAAGACAGAAAAAGCAAAGATTCCCAGGTTTATTGGTGGTTTGGCTTACCACATTAAGGATACGACATCAGCTGCAGCGGTAGGAATGATAGCTTTCTCCTTTGTTATGGGATTCTCCAAGCACTTAGAAAAAGACAGACAACaaaggagagaagaaaaagagcatAACATGAAATCCCAGACAACGGGCGGGTTTAATGGCACATCCAGCGGAGGTGGAAGGGGTTCCTACAATAAAGAGTCATTAGCACCAGCTCAGTCCAGTCAACAGTCAG GTCAGTGCAAGCTCGGGTTTCACAGCTGCTATCATTGCGGAGACATTGGTCATATAAAGGCCAACTGCCCAAAGTTGCGACGTAATTTCAGTGGGGGATCAACTCGTCCTTCTAGTTCCTCAGCTATTATAGTTGCACTACCTCATGCTCGTGGTTCTCATAATCAGGCTGGGCATGGAGCAGGCAGAGGTGCAGATCGAGTTACTCATGGAGGGGGACAACCTTGTTTGTGTGCTACACTTGATCGTCAGAATGCAGAGGCATCTGCAGAAGTTATTACATATATACTTCTAGTCTGCTCATATAATGATTATGCCATAATTGATCCAAGTTCAACGTTTTCGTACGTGACTCCATACTTTTCAATTAACCTCAG ACTTCCTCCTGAAAGAATCATAGACCTTGGCATCGATCTCATGCCagacactcagcccatatctataccTTCTTATAGGATGGCTCCACTAGAACTTAATGAATTGAGAGAACAGTTGAAATACCTTATTGACAAGGGCTTCATCAGGCAGAGTATTTCACCGTGGGGTTCCCTGGTCATGTTTGTCAAGAAGAATGATGGGTCTCTCAGAATGTGCGCCGACTATCGGCaattgaataaagttaccattaagaacaagtacccattgccaagAATtg ACGATATTTTGGTATACTCTAAGATCAAGGATGAGTATGCCGAACACCTCAGGATAGCCTTGCAAACCTTGAAGAAAAatgagctttatgccaagttttcaaaatttgAGTTCTTATTGCAGTCAGTGGAATTCTTAGGCCACGTGGTATCTAGTGAAGGCATAAAAGTAGACCCTCAGAAGACAGAAGCAGCCAAGAACTGTCCAAGGCTGACAATGCCAACCGAAATGAGGAGTTTCTTTGGGTTAGCTGGCTATTATAGAaaatttgtagagggattttcctcACTTGCAGCTCCATTAACTAAGTTGACCcagaaagcagttaagttccaCTGGTCAGACAAGTGA